In Longimicrobium sp., a genomic segment contains:
- the scpB gene encoding SMC-Scp complex subunit ScpB, which produces MRASRMVEALLFASEAPLSAAELARADESLDEESVEAAITELRAEYDDQERAFGIFEVGGGYQILTRPEYAPVLERFDSVPSSQRLSGPALETLAILAYRQPVGRAEVEEIRGVGAGAVLKTLQERGLIEVVGRGEGLGRPLLYGTTPFFLQHFGFRSLDDLPRPEELPVVLARRDPDPQLTLGDAA; this is translated from the coding sequence ATGAGGGCCAGCCGCATGGTGGAGGCGCTGCTCTTCGCCAGCGAGGCGCCGCTCAGCGCGGCCGAGCTGGCGCGCGCCGACGAGTCGCTGGACGAGGAGAGCGTGGAGGCCGCCATCACCGAGCTGCGCGCCGAGTACGACGACCAGGAGCGCGCGTTCGGCATCTTCGAGGTGGGCGGCGGCTACCAGATCCTCACCCGCCCCGAGTACGCGCCGGTGCTGGAGCGCTTCGACAGCGTGCCGTCTTCCCAGCGCCTGTCCGGGCCCGCGCTGGAAACGCTGGCCATCCTGGCCTACCGCCAGCCCGTGGGGCGCGCGGAGGTGGAGGAAATCCGCGGCGTGGGCGCCGGCGCCGTGCTGAAGACGCTGCAGGAGCGCGGCCTGATCGAGGTGGTGGGGCGCGGCGAGGGGCTGGGACGGCCGCTGCTGTACGGCACCACGCCCTTCTTCCTGCAGCACTTCGGCTTCCGCTCGCTGGACGACCTGCCGCGTCCCGAGGAACTTCCCGTGGTGCTCGCGCGCCGCGACCCCGACCCCCAGCTCACGCTTGGTGATGCCGCGTAA
- a CDS encoding pseudouridine synthase — protein MPRKTQPTHGEEVRLQAFLAHSGVASRRHAEELIAAGRVFVNGVSVTAPGIRITPGVDHIEVDGQPIEVQPITWLAINKPKGYVTTRDDPYGRKTVYDLLPEKFHGLFHVGRLDRDSEGLLLLTNDGTLANRMTHPSFGVTKEYWADVEGKPTAEQMHRIVEEGVEDDGELLRAESIRRLHQTGENEHRLSLVLREGKYREVRRMLDVLGHPVHRLIRRRFGPVSLGELKPGKWRIVTEPELAALRRKPGKAEAAGGERPPRRKTDEHAAEEMVVARTEKREREKMTKTKRGSERGKGADRVAREKAQAPARGKDAAKGPRKTNTSKPRRASQEREMDRAGERRPWDPSRPPTRAKPAGKPAPRRDSGDDETPARAPVRRATRTAAGDGAERPTRAAKPYSRRESSDEEAPRRAPARGARPASGDRPERPTRTARPYARRDSGDEETPSRAPARGARPASGDRTERPTRAAKPFQRRDSGDEERPPRAGKPYGRRDSGDNEKPTRAPARGGSARPTSGDRPARAGKPYARRESGDEEAPTRGPARGARPAGGDRPERPARGGKPYSRREPGDEETPRGPARGRGASRPAAGGERSDRPARGGKPSPRRDRDEEAPRGPGGGRGAKPGAPRDRDGDDSATSRGPGYGRRGTFHDSVRAGRDRDEEESRRPSKPSGPRGGGRPSGPRGGAGDDSPRRGGKPGGGRPSGPRAGGGGSSPRGGGGSRGPKKGGAPRGRR, from the coding sequence ATGCCGCGTAAGACCCAGCCCACGCACGGCGAGGAAGTGCGCCTGCAAGCCTTCCTGGCGCACTCCGGCGTCGCCTCGCGGCGCCACGCCGAGGAGCTGATCGCCGCCGGGCGCGTGTTCGTGAACGGCGTGAGCGTGACCGCGCCCGGAATCAGGATCACCCCCGGCGTCGACCACATCGAGGTCGACGGGCAGCCCATCGAGGTGCAGCCCATCACCTGGCTCGCCATCAACAAGCCCAAGGGCTACGTCACCACGCGCGACGACCCGTACGGCCGCAAGACGGTGTACGACCTCCTCCCCGAGAAATTCCACGGGCTCTTCCACGTGGGCCGGCTGGACCGCGACAGCGAGGGGCTGCTGCTGCTGACCAACGACGGCACGCTGGCCAACCGCATGACGCACCCGTCGTTCGGCGTGACCAAGGAGTACTGGGCCGACGTGGAGGGGAAGCCCACGGCCGAGCAGATGCACCGCATCGTGGAGGAAGGGGTGGAGGACGATGGCGAGCTGCTGCGCGCCGAGTCCATCCGCCGCCTGCACCAGACGGGCGAGAACGAGCACCGCCTCTCGCTGGTGTTGCGCGAGGGGAAGTACCGCGAGGTGCGGCGGATGCTGGACGTGCTGGGCCACCCGGTGCACCGCCTGATCCGGCGCCGCTTCGGCCCGGTCTCGCTGGGCGAGCTGAAGCCGGGGAAGTGGCGCATCGTGACCGAGCCGGAGCTGGCCGCGCTGCGCAGGAAGCCGGGGAAGGCCGAGGCCGCCGGCGGCGAGCGCCCGCCGCGCCGCAAGACGGACGAGCATGCGGCCGAGGAGATGGTGGTCGCGCGCACCGAGAAGAGGGAGCGGGAGAAGATGACGAAGACCAAGCGCGGCTCCGAGCGCGGCAAGGGCGCGGACCGCGTCGCCCGCGAGAAGGCGCAGGCCCCGGCGCGCGGCAAGGACGCGGCGAAGGGCCCGCGAAAGACGAACACGTCGAAGCCGCGCCGCGCCTCGCAGGAGCGGGAGATGGACCGCGCGGGCGAGCGCCGCCCGTGGGACCCGTCGCGCCCACCCACCCGCGCGAAGCCAGCCGGAAAGCCCGCTCCGCGACGGGACTCGGGAGATGACGAGACGCCGGCGCGCGCCCCGGTCCGCCGCGCCACCCGCACCGCCGCCGGTGACGGGGCCGAACGCCCGACGCGCGCTGCCAAGCCGTACTCTCGTCGGGAGTCGAGTGACGAAGAGGCCCCGAGGCGCGCTCCGGCACGTGGCGCCCGTCCGGCATCCGGCGATCGTCCCGAGCGTCCGACGCGCACCGCCAGGCCGTACGCGCGCCGCGATTCGGGGGATGAGGAGACGCCGTCGCGCGCTCCGGCTCGCGGTGCCCGTCCTGCTTCCGGCGATCGCACTGAGCGCCCGACGCGCGCCGCCAAGCCGTTCCAGCGCCGCGATTCGGGGGACGAAGAGAGGCCGCCGCGCGCCGGAAAGCCGTACGGGCGCCGTGACTCGGGGGATAACGAGAAGCCGACGCGCGCTCCGGCTCGCGGAGGTAGTGCCCGTCCCACGTCCGGCGATCGGCCGGCCCGCGCGGGCAAGCCGTACGCGCGCCGTGAGTCGGGGGATGAGGAGGCGCCGACGCGCGGGCCGGCTCGCGGTGCTCGACCCGCGGGCGGTGACCGGCCCGAGCGTCCAGCGCGTGGTGGCAAGCCGTACTCGCGCCGTGAGCCGGGGGATGAAGAGACGCCGCGTGGGCCGGCTCGCGGGCGCGGCGCATCGCGTCCGGCGGCGGGCGGCGAGCGCAGCGATCGTCCGGCGCGGGGCGGAAAGCCGTCGCCGCGGCGGGATCGGGACGAGGAGGCGCCGCGCGGGCCGGGCGGTGGACGCGGGGCGAAGCCGGGTGCTCCTCGCGATCGTGACGGCGACGACTCGGCGACGTCGCGTGGGCCCGGCTATGGGCGGCGCGGGACGTTCCACGACAGCGTGCGCGCCGGGCGCGACCGCGACGAAGAGGAGTCGCGGCGGCCGTCGAAGCCGTCGGGGCCTCGCGGCGGCGGGCGTCCGTCGGGGCCGCGCGGCGGCGCGGGAGACGACTCTCCGCGGCGCGGCGGGAAGCCGGGCGGGGGGCGGCCTTCGGGACCGCGCGCGGGCGGCGGCGGATCGTCCCCGCGCGGGGGCGGGGGATCGCGCGGGCCGAAGAAGGGCGGCGCGCCGCGCGGGCGGCGGTGA
- a CDS encoding HEAT repeat domain-containing protein: MSGPKTVPAIVVDLAKGHSLSEFYPIVHPTLVTQLHRVEEALLAYGDDLAIDVAPGGLAVAGETVARRSPHVQRLGAKLVELGVREVVFQHHVPAESLGRFLSGVALPPRVIAAAGGLEAALSAAGVSRVAVNGRTITAAPITVAASGPALPVPGAGKKKEKGEFDGVALWSTHDMYQQVQLSARRVETEDLEELRKMLREGADSDRVEALQRLEYVAQWCIERGMMDRAIGVLRDLRRDSDALAKRNPSTRGSIVMAMHRIANRYIIEEIVERLGRSKSEDERAELRGVLLALGAEVVTPLVRSLVGASDLSARRAFRDALVELDRVGVPLLEDMIGDERWFVVRNMVGILGEIRSADAPEHFARTIRHPDVRVRRETIIALSKFGGDEAVQQLIVGLGDAEPSLRSAAALGLGLTKAGTAVAPLIKRLGGETDQETVIEIVRALGRIGDPRAIAALADRANGGSLFSRVPIPIRVEAIRALGDVGGEAARTVLQRLMRDRNDAVREAAIKASEGTADRPGDGNPDVA, from the coding sequence ATGAGCGGACCCAAGACCGTCCCCGCCATCGTCGTAGACCTCGCGAAAGGGCACTCCCTCAGCGAGTTCTACCCGATCGTCCATCCCACCCTGGTCACGCAGCTGCACCGGGTGGAAGAGGCGCTGCTGGCGTACGGCGACGACCTGGCCATCGACGTGGCGCCGGGCGGCTTGGCGGTGGCGGGCGAGACGGTGGCGCGGCGGTCGCCGCACGTGCAGCGGCTGGGCGCCAAGCTGGTGGAGCTGGGCGTGCGCGAGGTGGTGTTCCAGCACCACGTGCCGGCCGAGTCGCTGGGGCGCTTCCTGTCGGGCGTGGCGCTGCCGCCGCGCGTGATTGCCGCCGCGGGCGGGCTGGAGGCGGCGCTCTCGGCGGCGGGGGTGTCGCGCGTGGCGGTGAACGGGCGCACCATCACCGCCGCGCCCATCACGGTGGCGGCGTCGGGGCCGGCGCTCCCGGTGCCCGGGGCGGGGAAGAAGAAGGAGAAGGGCGAGTTCGACGGCGTGGCGCTGTGGAGCACGCACGACATGTATCAGCAGGTGCAGCTTTCCGCGCGGCGGGTGGAGACGGAGGACCTGGAGGAGCTGCGGAAGATGCTGCGCGAGGGCGCCGACAGCGACCGCGTGGAGGCGCTGCAGCGGCTGGAGTACGTGGCGCAGTGGTGCATCGAGCGGGGGATGATGGACCGCGCCATCGGCGTGCTGCGCGACCTGCGGCGCGACTCCGACGCGCTGGCCAAGCGCAACCCGTCCACGCGCGGCAGCATCGTCATGGCCATGCACCGCATCGCCAACCGCTACATCATCGAGGAGATCGTGGAGCGGCTGGGGCGCAGCAAGAGCGAGGACGAGCGCGCCGAGCTGCGCGGCGTTCTTCTCGCCCTGGGCGCCGAGGTGGTGACGCCGCTGGTGCGCAGCCTGGTGGGCGCCAGCGACCTGTCCGCGCGGCGCGCCTTCCGCGACGCGCTGGTGGAGCTGGACCGCGTGGGCGTTCCCCTGCTGGAGGACATGATCGGCGACGAGCGCTGGTTCGTGGTGCGCAACATGGTGGGGATCCTGGGCGAGATCCGCAGCGCCGACGCCCCCGAGCACTTCGCGCGCACCATCCGGCACCCCGACGTGCGCGTGCGCCGCGAGACCATCATCGCGCTCAGCAAGTTCGGCGGCGACGAGGCGGTGCAGCAGTTGATCGTGGGGCTGGGGGATGCGGAGCCGTCGCTGCGGTCGGCGGCGGCGCTGGGCCTGGGGCTCACCAAGGCGGGAACGGCGGTGGCCCCGCTGATCAAGCGCCTGGGCGGCGAGACCGACCAGGAGACGGTGATCGAGATCGTGCGCGCGCTGGGCCGCATCGGCGACCCGCGCGCCATCGCCGCGCTGGCCGACCGCGCGAACGGCGGCAGCCTCTTCTCGCGCGTCCCCATCCCCATCCGCGTGGAGGCCATCCGCGCCCTCGGCGATGTGGGCGGCGAGGCGGCGCGCACCGTCCTCCAGCGCCTCATGCGCGACCGCAACGACGCCGTCCGCGAAGCCGCCATCAAGGCCAGCGAAGGGACGGCGGACCGGCCGGGAGACGGCAATCCCGACGTGGCGTAG
- a CDS encoding MoxR family ATPase gives MTTASPYAPAELPRADFLDRISAEVHRRVVGQEYMIERLLIGMLTGGHVLMEGLPGLAKTLAVRTLAETIDASFQRIQFTPDLLPADVVGTTIYNARTGEFVPHKGPIFAHIVLADEVNRAPAKVQAALLEAMQERQVTIGGETYPLPQPFLVLATQNPIEQVGTYPLPEAQVDRFMLKVRVGYPTRVEEKEILRRMSAPGHISVQHVAHPDEILAARDQIANLYLDDKIADYILDLVAATRDAKAAGAPDLEPLIEFGASPRATIALASCARAHAFLRGRAYVTPEDVKAIGPDVLRHRIVTTYEAEAEEITSDLIVRRIFETVRVP, from the coding sequence ATGACGACGGCTTCTCCCTACGCGCCGGCGGAACTGCCGCGGGCGGATTTCCTGGACCGCATCAGCGCCGAGGTGCACCGGCGCGTGGTGGGGCAGGAATACATGATCGAGCGCCTGCTGATCGGGATGCTCACCGGCGGGCACGTGCTGATGGAGGGGCTTCCGGGCCTGGCCAAGACGCTGGCCGTGCGCACCCTGGCCGAAACCATCGACGCGTCGTTCCAGCGCATCCAGTTCACCCCCGACCTCCTTCCGGCGGACGTGGTGGGAACCACCATCTACAACGCGCGCACCGGCGAGTTCGTCCCCCACAAGGGCCCCATCTTCGCCCACATCGTGCTGGCCGACGAGGTGAACCGCGCGCCGGCCAAGGTGCAGGCCGCGCTGCTCGAGGCCATGCAGGAGCGCCAGGTGACCATCGGCGGCGAGACGTATCCGCTTCCGCAGCCGTTCCTCGTCCTCGCCACGCAGAACCCCATCGAGCAGGTGGGGACGTATCCGCTTCCCGAGGCGCAGGTCGACCGCTTCATGCTGAAGGTGCGCGTGGGCTATCCCACGCGGGTGGAGGAGAAGGAGATCCTGCGGCGGATGAGCGCCCCAGGGCACATCTCCGTGCAGCACGTGGCGCATCCGGACGAGATCCTGGCCGCGCGCGACCAGATCGCCAACCTGTACCTGGACGACAAGATCGCCGACTACATCCTGGACCTGGTGGCCGCCACGCGCGACGCGAAGGCGGCCGGCGCGCCGGACCTGGAGCCGCTGATCGAGTTCGGCGCTTCTCCCCGCGCCACCATCGCGCTGGCATCGTGCGCGCGCGCCCATGCGTTCCTGCGCGGCCGCGCGTACGTGACGCCCGAGGACGTGAAGGCCATCGGCCCCGACGTGCTGCGCCACCGCATCGTGACCACCTACGAGGCCGAGGCCGAGGAGATCACCTCCGACCTCATCGTGCGCCGCATCTTCGAGACGGTGCGCGTGCCTTGA
- a CDS encoding DUF58 domain-containing protein: MLSRFARPRPEPRRRFGWLRGLFRRRGERGPALPAHASTAPALPEVLRQVRRIELRTRGLVSSRYSGEYHSVFKGQGIEFVEVREYLPGDDVRTIDWNVSARTGGTFVKKYVEERELTVLLMVDLSGSERFGTRGRFKSELVAEVAASLAMSAVRNNDRVALLVFTDGIELFVPPRKGRRHALRIVRDLLSFEPKGTGTDLTGAIEYAVRILRSRSIVLLVSDFQQPLTRELERAFTALAYRHDVVPIALTDKAELDFPDAGLVQVMDPETGALVVFNSGDEGNRRAYREAVEREWTAIRRVFRRLGLDAIELSTEGDASKAILSFFRRRERRRGR; this comes from the coding sequence ATGCTGAGCCGCTTCGCGCGTCCCCGGCCCGAGCCGCGGCGCCGCTTCGGGTGGCTGCGCGGGCTCTTCCGGCGGCGCGGCGAGCGCGGGCCGGCGCTTCCCGCGCACGCCAGCACGGCGCCGGCGCTGCCCGAGGTGCTGCGGCAGGTGCGGCGCATCGAGCTGCGCACGCGCGGCCTGGTCTCGTCGCGCTACAGCGGCGAGTACCACTCGGTGTTCAAGGGGCAGGGAATCGAGTTCGTGGAGGTGCGCGAATACCTCCCCGGCGACGACGTGCGCACCATCGACTGGAACGTCTCGGCGCGGACCGGCGGCACGTTCGTGAAGAAGTACGTGGAGGAGCGCGAGCTGACCGTGCTGCTGATGGTGGACCTCAGCGGCTCGGAGCGCTTCGGCACGCGCGGGCGGTTCAAGAGCGAGCTGGTGGCCGAGGTGGCCGCGTCGCTCGCCATGTCGGCGGTGCGCAACAACGACCGCGTGGCGCTCCTCGTCTTCACCGACGGCATCGAGCTGTTCGTTCCCCCGCGCAAGGGGCGGCGGCACGCGCTGCGGATCGTGCGCGACCTGCTCAGCTTCGAGCCGAAGGGGACGGGGACGGACCTCACCGGGGCCATCGAGTACGCGGTCCGCATCCTCCGCTCGCGCTCCATCGTGCTTCTGGTCTCAGACTTCCAGCAGCCGCTCACGCGCGAGCTGGAGCGGGCCTTCACCGCGCTGGCGTACCGCCACGACGTGGTCCCCATCGCCCTGACCGACAAGGCGGAGCTGGACTTTCCCGACGCCGGGCTGGTGCAGGTGATGGACCCGGAGACGGGCGCGCTGGTCGTGTTCAACTCGGGCGACGAGGGGAACCGGCGGGCCTACCGGGAGGCGGTGGAGCGGGAGTGGACGGCCATCCGGCGCGTGTTCCGGCGGCTGGGGCTGGATGCGATCGAGCTGTCCACGGAGGGCGATGCGTCCAAGGCCATCCTCTCCTTCTTCCGCCGCCGCGAGCGCCGGCGGGGACGATGA
- a CDS encoding VWA domain-containing protein: MRLDLAHPWALLLLALVPVWWWRVRRARDTAIVFSRASTLSALGTRGAAFLGVLPEILRTAALVSLIVAIAGPRTGARVVEEASEGIDIMLALDVSSSMLAEDFTPNRLGAAKATMADFVENRPHDRIGLVAFAAEALTQVPATADHNLLGIQLGNVQVGMLQDGTAIGLGLATAANRLKQTPGQSRVIILMSDGDNNRGAVDPRDAAKAAAAFGIRVFTIGVGSRTRARIPVAVTPNGMLRYAWMPVSIDEPLLQEIARTTGGRYYRATDLGALRRIYAEIDRLVKTRVNVRRSVRFSERYLPFLLAAAVLLVAEWCFRATRWGRVP; this comes from the coding sequence GTGAGGCTGGACCTGGCGCATCCGTGGGCGCTGCTGCTGCTTGCGCTCGTTCCCGTGTGGTGGTGGCGCGTCCGGCGCGCGCGCGACACGGCCATCGTCTTCTCCCGCGCCTCCACCCTTTCCGCGCTGGGAACGCGCGGCGCGGCGTTCCTGGGCGTGCTGCCGGAAATCCTGCGCACCGCGGCGCTCGTCTCCCTGATCGTGGCCATCGCCGGCCCGCGCACCGGCGCCCGCGTGGTCGAGGAGGCGTCGGAGGGGATCGACATCATGCTGGCGCTGGACGTGTCGTCGTCCATGCTGGCGGAGGACTTCACGCCCAACCGGCTGGGCGCGGCCAAGGCGACGATGGCCGACTTCGTGGAGAACCGTCCCCACGACCGCATCGGGCTGGTGGCCTTCGCGGCCGAGGCGCTGACGCAGGTGCCCGCGACGGCCGACCACAACCTCCTGGGCATCCAGCTCGGGAACGTGCAGGTGGGGATGCTGCAGGACGGGACGGCCATCGGGCTGGGGCTGGCCACCGCCGCCAACCGGCTGAAGCAGACGCCGGGGCAGAGCCGCGTCATCATCCTGATGAGCGACGGCGACAACAACCGCGGCGCCGTGGACCCGCGCGACGCGGCCAAGGCGGCGGCGGCGTTCGGGATCCGCGTGTTCACTATCGGCGTGGGGTCGCGGACGCGCGCGCGCATCCCCGTGGCGGTGACGCCGAACGGGATGCTGCGCTACGCGTGGATGCCGGTGAGCATCGACGAGCCGCTGCTGCAGGAGATCGCGCGGACCACCGGCGGGCGATACTACCGCGCCACCGACCTGGGGGCGCTGCGGCGCATCTACGCCGAGATCGACCGGCTGGTGAAGACGCGGGTGAACGTGCGGCGCTCCGTGCGCTTCAGCGAGCGGTATCTCCCCTTCCTGCTGGCCGCGGCGGTGCTGCTGGTGGCCGAATGGTGCTTCCGCGCCACGCGCTGGGGGAGGGTGCCCTGA
- a CDS encoding vWA domain-containing protein, which translates to MVLPRHALGEGALMGMAHPELVHLIPLLPCIVGLAMLLYARRRRQAAEALGEAGLVRRLSAADLTAAPNRRILLVTLAALMLGAAIVGPLWGVDTEAGAEGNADVVLVLDASGSMRVRDLTPDRLEVEKRTARELLARLQGARVGLAIFAGRGYAMSPLTTDFSALQLYIDGLSPDLVTQGGSSLSDAIVQSLGLLAGARGDAPSGAMVVLTDGDALEERDDVLRAVNVARRAGVSVSTVGIGTPAGGQVPDVDPMTGKQVGWKHEPTGEVATSRLGAPLLQEIAKRTGGVYADASRPGAAAAVAAAARSVPARSRRTATGGAPGNRYAWFAGVALLLLAIDALLPEEPGRRRPRAEVAS; encoded by the coding sequence ATGGTGCTTCCGCGCCACGCGCTGGGGGAGGGTGCCCTGATGGGGATGGCGCACCCGGAGCTCGTGCACCTGATCCCGCTCCTCCCCTGCATCGTGGGGCTGGCGATGCTGCTGTACGCGCGCCGCCGCCGCCAGGCCGCCGAGGCGCTGGGCGAGGCCGGGCTGGTGCGCCGCCTGAGCGCCGCCGACCTGACCGCCGCGCCCAACCGCCGCATCCTGCTGGTCACCCTGGCCGCGCTGATGCTGGGCGCCGCCATCGTCGGCCCGCTCTGGGGGGTGGATACCGAGGCCGGCGCGGAGGGGAACGCCGACGTCGTCCTCGTGCTGGACGCCTCCGGGTCGATGCGGGTGCGCGACCTGACGCCGGACCGGCTGGAGGTGGAGAAGCGCACCGCGCGCGAGCTCCTTGCGCGGCTGCAGGGCGCTCGCGTGGGTCTGGCCATCTTCGCCGGGCGGGGATACGCCATGTCGCCGCTGACCACCGACTTCAGCGCGCTGCAGCTGTACATCGACGGCCTGTCGCCGGACCTGGTGACGCAGGGCGGAAGCTCGCTCTCCGACGCCATCGTGCAGTCGCTGGGCCTGCTCGCGGGCGCGCGCGGCGACGCACCGTCCGGCGCGATGGTGGTGCTGACGGACGGCGACGCGCTGGAGGAGCGCGATGACGTGCTGCGCGCGGTGAACGTCGCCCGCCGCGCCGGGGTTTCGGTGAGCACGGTGGGGATCGGGACGCCGGCGGGCGGCCAGGTCCCCGACGTGGACCCGATGACGGGAAAGCAGGTGGGGTGGAAGCACGAGCCGACGGGCGAGGTCGCGACGTCCAGGCTGGGCGCGCCGCTGCTGCAGGAGATCGCGAAGCGCACCGGCGGCGTCTACGCGGACGCGTCCCGCCCCGGCGCCGCGGCCGCCGTCGCCGCCGCGGCGCGCAGCGTCCCCGCGCGCTCGCGCCGCACGGCGACGGGCGGCGCGCCAGGGAACCGCTACGCGTGGTTCGCGGGCGTCGCGCTCCTCCTGCTGGCGATCGACGCGCTCCTTCCCGAGGAGCCGGGGCGCCGCCGGCCGCGCGCGGAGGTGGCGTCGTGA
- a CDS encoding tetratricopeptide repeat protein — protein MRRLLLLLALPPLLGGGVVEGNRLYRSGQFRRAEAVYRARLAAGDTSTSLRYNLGTALLRLGRWDDARPHLEAAAEAPDAELRQRAKYNAGNADLEPVFRRRVTGAEQRRERLERAIGRYKEALLLRPDDADAKWNLELAERLLRREPPKRGGGGGGSRQDQSAGGGGAQPQPSPSPRPAPNPNPAPRPELSERQAEQILTGASNAEKDAQREVLSRSRAQHRAVRDW, from the coding sequence GTGAGGCGGCTCCTTCTCCTGCTCGCGCTCCCGCCGCTGCTGGGCGGCGGGGTGGTGGAGGGAAACCGCCTCTACCGCTCCGGCCAGTTCCGCCGCGCCGAGGCCGTCTACCGCGCCCGTCTCGCGGCGGGGGACACCTCCACGTCGCTGCGCTACAACCTGGGGACGGCGCTGCTGCGGCTGGGGCGCTGGGACGACGCGCGCCCGCACCTGGAGGCGGCGGCGGAGGCGCCGGACGCGGAGTTGCGGCAGCGCGCGAAGTACAACGCGGGGAACGCAGACCTGGAGCCCGTCTTCCGCCGCCGGGTGACGGGCGCGGAGCAGCGCCGCGAGCGGCTGGAGCGAGCCATCGGCCGCTACAAGGAAGCGTTGCTGCTGCGGCCCGACGATGCGGACGCCAAGTGGAACCTGGAGCTGGCCGAGCGCCTGCTCCGCCGCGAGCCGCCGAAGCGCGGCGGCGGGGGCGGCGGCAGCCGGCAGGACCAGAGCGCGGGCGGCGGCGGCGCGCAGCCGCAGCCGTCTCCCTCGCCGCGGCCCGCGCCGAACCCCAACCCCGCGCCGCGCCCCGAGCTCAGCGAGCGGCAGGCCGAGCAGATCCTGACCGGCGCCTCGAACGCGGAGAAGGACGCCCAGCGCGAGGTCCTGAGCCGCAGCCGCGCCCAGCACCGGGCGGTGCGCGACTGGTAG